From the Streptomyces sp. Sge12 genome, the window GTACGGGTGCTGCCGGGGCCGACGCCGGGCCCGGGGCCGGGGGTACGGCGGCGACGGCGGCCGCGCACTCCTCGGCGCTCAGGTGCTGCGGGAACCCTTCGAGTTCATCACCCGTCGGCTGCCCGCACAGCACACACAGCCCCACCGGTGCCGCGGCGGCGGCCGGCTCGGCGGGGAACAGGGCGGCGGCGGCCGGCTGCGCGATGGCCGCAGGAGCCACGGCGTCCGCGGGGCGCAGGGCGGGGATCGAGCCGTGGAGCACGCCGACCGCGTGCGTGGGGCCGGCCAGCAGGTCCAGGAAGTGCAGACCGAAGTGCTCGGCGAGCCGGTCAACGTCCTCCAACGACCAGTGCTGACGGCCCGCCTGTTTGCGTGAGACCTGCGCTTGGGACAGGCCGAGGCCGTCGGCGAGGTCGTTCTGGCGCTCACCGGTGCGCGTCATCAGCGCTGCAACCGTGAGCCTGAGGAGATCCTCAACACCCATCATGATGCAACTCTAGCATGGTAGATACTGATTTCGCATACAGCATGCATAAAGAGGTGATGCTTGCAGGGTGATCATGGTTCGGGCGTCACTGACCGCCGGCGGCGACGTACGACGGCGAACGCCGAAGCACCTCGGCGTCCCTGCGCCCGGACGCGGCACGGCTCCGGCGCTATCGCGGGGCCCAGGCCTCCATCCCGTTCCGGGCGTTGTACTGCGTGACCCACTCGGCGACGTCGGAACAGTCCGCGGGCGGGTAGGCGACGTCAGGCCCGAGCCGGAGCGCCCCGGGGACGTTCACGCCTGGGTGCATCTCGCGGACGTGGTCCCCGGCCCGGGACATCGCCCGGTCCAGCCGCTCGTCCTCAAGGACGAGCTCTCCCATCGCTCCGCACTGTGCGCACCGGACGTACGTCACCGTGACGGGGGTCCGTATCCCCAACGGCAGTTGCTCCACAATCTCCATGCCATGCCCAACGCGGCGGGGTCACGCCTGTACGCCGTCGGACCGGCACGGCGTGAGCAGGAGGGGTTAGGACTGTTCCACTCCCGTCACGAGGAGGCGGAGGGTCAGGGGGTGCTTTTCCAGTGGGAGGGCGTCCAGCGCGGCGCGGGCGTGGGCGGTGCCGGCGGCGGTGTCGCCGGAGCGGGTAAGCATCAGGCCGCGGTGCATTTCCAGGTGGGTGGCGAACCGGGGCAGGGTCGCGGGGAGCTCCGCGCGGGCTGCGTCCTGGGCGGCGACGGCTGTGGTCTCGTCGCCGAGCCGGGCAGCGAGCAGGGAGACGAAGATGTTGAGGCGCCAGTGGGGGACGGCGTAGTGGCATCCGCAGCCCGCTTTCGCGCGCTGAACAGCAATGAGGTGGCTCCGCGCGCGATCCCCGAGAGAGCAGGGCGTGACGTCCTCTCAGAACTGCTGAGAGGACGGGCGTTTGAGGGCGAGGGGCCGGGTCACACGCGTTGGTGTCGGAAGCGCACACCTTGGGGGTGGGCCTTCCGGAGCAGGCCCCGCCCCTGTGACGCCCCTTCCCCCCGGCGTCATGGGGCAGGCCCGCCCGCACGACGGGCTGCCGCCCGGATCCGTACGGCACCCGGACACCCCGCATCCCGGCCTCCTCCCCGGCCGGGACCCGGGGGTGTCCGGCGAACCCCCGGCACCGGCGCTCAGACCACCGGCCCCCGGGCAACGGACCCGACGGCAGCAGCCCGCCACATGAGGTGCGGAGCACGCTGAAAGGGCTCAGCGGGAGGCGTAGCGGACCCAGGCATCCGTGAGGTCCTGGAGCGCCGCTGGAGTGGCATGGCCGCTCTCCAGATGCTCGGTGAACGTCTCCAGCCGGTCCGGTTCCTCGGGCCAGTCCGGATCGGCTGCGGCCCTCCTGGCGAGCTCGCCGAGGGCGTCGTGGTCCGTCACATGCTGCAACAGCCAGGCGGTGAACCCGTGCATCGACCCATCCCTGCTTTCGGTGATCACCAGCCCCCGCCCACACATCCGAGGCCCCGTGAGTGTGCGGCGACCGCCTTGCGCCCGCCGCCGACGGGCACGGTGAAGACCACCTGCGGCCGTCCAGCCGCCTGGGCAGCACCATGCAGCCGGCCACTGCCGAAACTACTCCGTCGCCGCTGCCCGCCGGTACGGGCGCGGCAGATTCCAGCCGGTGGGCGCCGACGACCGCCGCGCACAGCGGCGGAAGATCGACTTATCTGCTGCGGGCCGTTCCGGGAAACTGAGGACTGGCGATCCCTGTGAGGAAGGTGAGGCGCGGGATGGCGGAATCGGAGGATGCCGTTGCCATCCGCCACGTCACCGAGCGGCTGATGAAGGCGCACCCTGAACTGGACGCGGGGCTGGTGCAACGCTCGGTACAGACGGCGTATGAGGAGCTCAGGTACGCGCGGGTGCGTACCTACCTGCCGGTCCTGATGGAACGCAGAGCCAAAGACCTGCTGCAGCCCGACGACCACACTGAACGCCCCAGCTGACCCCGCCGCGCGACCGTCCTTGGTGCGCAGGCGCCTTGGGCCCACTCCATTCGGATCTTGGTCGCGGCGGAGCAGTACAGTGCGCGCTGTGGATATACCCGACTGGTACGTCTGGATCGCTCTCGGTCTGGCCGTCCTGCAAGCCCTTGGCCTCGTCCCCATCGTCCGCCGGCTGCGCGGACCCGACCTCGCGCTGCGCTCCCAGGCGCGTCTCGAACTGCTGGAGACCGTCGGCACCCTGCTGCTCATGGGCGGGCTGCTGCTGAGTCTCACGGTCGCGGAATCCTGGTTCTGGATCGCTGCCGTCGGCTTCACGCTCATGGCCGCCGTCTACGCCGTCAAGGGTGTCCGCCGGCTCCGCGCCCACCGCAGCACCACTTCCTGATCCACACGACAGGCCGCAGGGGCCGGCGGGCGGGCGCCCGCCATGAAACCGCTGCTGCTCTACCTCAGCCGAGCCAGACGATGCCCAGGACGGACAGCTTCCGAGTGAGCCGGTTGACCACGTAGACGACGGACAGCTGGCCCACGGACGCGGCACGGACGCCTTCGCCCTCGGGATCACCGGCGTTCCACTGGGGCCAGCCCCACGGGGAACGCACCGCGATGTCCAGGACGTCGCGGACCATCTCCCGGTGTATTGATCACGA encodes:
- a CDS encoding YozE family protein; this translates as MHGFTAWLLQHVTDHDALGELARRAAADPDWPEEPDRLETFTEHLESGHATPAALQDLTDAWVRYASR
- a CDS encoding three-helix bundle dimerization domain-containing protein, translating into MAESEDAVAIRHVTERLMKAHPELDAGLVQRSVQTAYEELRYARVRTYLPVLMERRAKDLLQPDDHTERPS